The nucleotide sequence GTATGGGCGCCGCTGTTTTCCTGCGGACAACCCCAACTTTCACCATGCGCATCCTGCACACATCCGACTGGCACCTGGGCCAGTATTTCATGGGCAAGACCCGCCAAGCTGAGCATCAGGCCCTGATCACCTGGTTGGCAGAGCAGGTGGAAAAACATCAGATCGATGCGGTATTGCTGGCGGGGGACGTATTCGATTCCGGTACCCCACCCAGTTACGCGCGCAGCTTGTATTACGATTTGATCATGGCCATGAAGTCAGTGGGTACGACACTGGTGGTGCTGGGTGGAAATCATGATTCAGTCGCAACCCTGATGGAATCGAAGCGCCTGTTGCGTGCTTTTCATACCCATGTGATCCCTGGTGTGTTGGATGAACCGGCTGATCAGGTACTGGTGCTGTCAGATCGCCACGGACAACCCGGGGCCGTGCTGTGCGCCATCCCCTATATTCGCCCGCGTGATGTGCTGCAAAGCCAAGCTGGGCAAAGTGCCGAAGACAAACTGCGCTCGCTGCAGCAGGCGATTCAGCAGCATTACCAGCAATTGTTCCTGCAGGCCCAGCAGCGTTGCGATCAATTGGGTGGAGGCTTGCCGATCATTGCCACCGGGCATCTGACAACCGTGGGGGCCAGTGCCAGCGAATCAGTACGGGAAATCTATGTCGGTGCACTGGAGGCCTTTCCGACCCAGGCGTTCCCCGCGGCCGATTACATCGCACTGGGTCATATCCATCGGCCGCAATGGGTGGGCGGGCTGACTCATGTTCGCTATAGCGGCTCGCCCATTGCGCTGAGTTTTGACGAGGCCACACAGGATAAGTTGATGTGGCTGGTCGAGTTGGATTCGACAGGTTTGCAACAAGTCAGCCCCTTGGCGGTACCTTGCTTTCAACCTTTGATGTCGATAACTGGCAGCCTGGATACGTTGCCTGCTTTGTTGCAGTCCGCGGCATTGCAAGGCACGGCGGATCACCCGGTCTGGCTGGAGGTGGTGGTTCGTGTCGATGACTATTTGAGCGACCTGACCACTCGGGTGCAAGCAATGGCCGACGGGTTGGCAGTGGATATTTTGCGGGTACGACGCGAACGAGGACAAGCCAAATCGGTGTTGCTACCCAATGCATGTGAAATGCTGGACGAATTGACCCCGCTGGATGTGTTTGAACGCCGGCTGGCACAAGAAAGCCTGGATGATGCATTGCATGCGCAGCTGCGACTGCGATATCGGCAGGTGATCAGCCAACTGCAAGGGGCAGATGCATGAAAATCCTCTCCCTGCGTCTGAAAAACCTCAATTCGTTGAAGGGGGAATGCTTCATCGATTTCACCGCAGCGCCTTTTGCTGACAATAGTCTGTTTGCCATTACCGGACCTACTGGCGCGGGCAAAACCACTTTGCTGGATGCGATCTGCCTGGCGCTGTATCACCGTACCCCACGGATGAGTACGGTGTCGCAAAAGACCAATGAGCTGATGACCCGGCATACTGCTGATTGCATGGCGGAAGTGGCATTTGAAGTAAAGGGGGCGCGATATCGGGCTTTCTGGAGTCAGCGGCGCGCCCGAGATCGTGCTGACGGTGCGCTACAAGCGCCGATAGCAGAACTGGCGCAGGCAGATGGCACGATACTGGCCAGCAGTATCAACGAAAAGCTGCGGTTGGTGGAGCAACTGACCGGGCTGGATTTTGCCCGCTTCACCAAATCCATGCTGCTGGCCCAAGGTGGTTTTGCCGCATTTCTGGAAGCCAATGCCAACGAGCGGGCGGAATTGCTGGAAGAACTGACGGGTACCGACATCTATGGGGTGATTTCACAGCAGGTGTTCGAGCGTACCAAAGCCGCCCGAGTGGCGCTGGATCAGTTGCGGGCAAAAGCGGAAGGTGTTGCCATCCTGAGCGAACAGGATTTGCAGCAACGCGAGGTGACACTGGTGGCGTTGGCTCAGCAGCAGACTGAGTTCAAACATCGACAAATTGAACTGCAACGGCAACAGCAATGGCGGGCTGCGCTGGAAAGAGCCGAGCAGGAATTACAGCAAGCCCGCATCCGTCAGCAGCAGGCCGAGTCGGCGCAAGCAGATGCGGCCGAATCGTTACAGCGACTGGCCGACAGCATTCCTGCCACGCAGTTGCGCCCAGCGCTGCAGTCGTGGCAACAAGCACAGCAGGCATGGCAACAGACCCACGATGAGCAGCTTGCCGTGACGCAGCAGCATATGGCAGCACAACAGGCTGGCCACGCGTTATTGTGGCGTATTCATCAATTGGCTGGCCAGGCACAGTCGACCCTGCAACAAGCTCAAGCCCGTTTGTTGACAGAGCAGGCCACCTTACAGCAGCAACAAGCCAGCCGACCCGGTCATGCCCAGCTGGGCGAGCTGTTGCCCGTGTGGCGCAACCGCTTTGATGGCTTGCAACGTATTCAGGCTGACCTGGGGCGTGAACAGACACATCACAATCAGTTGGAACAGGATCAGCAACGGCAGCAGCAAGCGCTGGAAGAACTGTCTGCCAAGTTGACCGATGCGGCTGCAGTATTGGCCAAGGCAGAGGCAGAGGCTGCGCAAATCAACCAGCAACGGGTCATGTTGTTGGCTGGTAGCGATGAAGCGGGGTTGCGCCAGCAATGGCAGGCCGTGCAGGCGCAATTGAACGAGTTTCAGCAGCTGCAGCAAACTGCCGCAGTGCTGCGAGATCAAATCATCCGTCATGCTGACGCCCAGCAAACCTTGCAAGGGTTGGATATCGCCATGGCAGAACACACCGCCATGCGTGACACATTGCGGTTGACCTACAAAGACCTGCAACAACAGGTTGCTGACAAGGAAAAGCTGCTGGAACAGGAACAGCGTATCCAGAGCCTGGACACGTTACGTACCCAGTTGCAGCCAGGGGAGGCGTGCCCGCTGTGCGGCTCGCAGCAGCATCCGGCCATTGCCGACTATCAGGCAATCGATGTGTCGCTCACCCGGCAATTATTGGCAGAAAAACGTACCGCACGTGATCAGGTAGCGGAACAGGGCGCGGCATTGAACGCCACCTTGGCCAACCTGGCCCAACAGCGCGAGCAACGCCAACAGCAGTTGCAAACAAGCCTGAGCGAACATCAGACAGCGTTGACCGCATGGCAGCAAGCGGCGACCAGACTGGGGCTGGCTGTCGAGGCATGGCGAGATCCGGCAGCCATCATGGCCTTGTGTGAATTGCAGCAAACCACACTGAGTGCTGTCGAATCGACACTGGCGCAACTGGATGCTGCCAATCGTGATGCTCAGCAGGCACAGCTTCAATACCAGCAAGCCATGCAGCAACAACAGGCGCTGATGCAACAGCACGCCTTGCAGACGCAGGCCTTGACCAGTCTGATCGCGCAACTGTCCCAAACTGCCACCCGTATCGGCACCTTGCAGCAACAGTATCAGGATGACGGCGCGGCATTGCAGCACACCCTGGCTGAATTCGGGCATGAATTACCAGCACAGTCTGAGCAATGGCTGGTACAACGTTCGGCTGAATGGGCGATCTGGCAGCAGGCACAGCAGCGGCTGCAACAATTGCACGATGCAACTTTGCAGGTGTCACAGCAATTGGTCACTGCTAATCAGCAGCAACAATATTGGCAGTCCCGGTGGTTAGCTTGCGGTGAGGAGGCCATGGCAGCGTTGCCCATCGCTGACGATGCTGCTGCGCTATTGCCTGCCGCTATGACGGAATGGGAGACCCAGCAGGCTCACCATAGTCAGTTGGCAGGGCGCCTGACCCAATTGGTTGGTGACCTGCAGCAACGCCAGCATCAACTGGATCAGCAAACGCTCGCGTGGCAGGCAGCACTGCAAGCCAGCCCCTTCCCTGATCTGCCGGCCCTGCAGGCTGCCCTGCTGCCAGTGCATGAGCAAAACCGGTTGCAGGCGTTGAAGCAAGATCTGGATCAAGCCACATTGCAAGCACAAACCTTGCTCGTTGCGGCACAGCAGGCCTTGCAACAGCTGCAGGCCGATCCGCAAACTGATTCGGATATGGCCACGTTGGTCACACAAGCACA is from Chitinivorax sp. B and encodes:
- a CDS encoding SbcC/MukB-like Walker B domain-containing protein, which codes for MKILSLRLKNLNSLKGECFIDFTAAPFADNSLFAITGPTGAGKTTLLDAICLALYHRTPRMSTVSQKTNELMTRHTADCMAEVAFEVKGARYRAFWSQRRARDRADGALQAPIAELAQADGTILASSINEKLRLVEQLTGLDFARFTKSMLLAQGGFAAFLEANANERAELLEELTGTDIYGVISQQVFERTKAARVALDQLRAKAEGVAILSEQDLQQREVTLVALAQQQTEFKHRQIELQRQQQWRAALERAEQELQQARIRQQQAESAQADAAESLQRLADSIPATQLRPALQSWQQAQQAWQQTHDEQLAVTQQHMAAQQAGHALLWRIHQLAGQAQSTLQQAQARLLTEQATLQQQQASRPGHAQLGELLPVWRNRFDGLQRIQADLGREQTHHNQLEQDQQRQQQALEELSAKLTDAAAVLAKAEAEAAQINQQRVMLLAGSDEAGLRQQWQAVQAQLNEFQQLQQTAAVLRDQIIRHADAQQTLQGLDIAMAEHTAMRDTLRLTYKDLQQQVADKEKLLEQEQRIQSLDTLRTQLQPGEACPLCGSQQHPAIADYQAIDVSLTRQLLAEKRTARDQVAEQGAALNATLANLAQQREQRQQQLQTSLSEHQTALTAWQQAATRLGLAVEAWRDPAAIMALCELQQTTLSAVESTLAQLDAANRDAQQAQLQYQQAMQQQQALMQQHALQTQALTSLIAQLSQTATRIGTLQQQYQDDGAALQHTLAEFGHELPAQSEQWLVQRSAEWAIWQQAQQRLQQLHDATLQVSQQLVTANQQQQYWQSRWLACGEEAMAALPIADDAAALLPAAMTEWETQQAHHSQLAGRLTQLVGDLQQRQHQLDQQTLAWQAALQASPFPDLPALQAALLPVHEQNRLQALKQDLDQATLQAQTLLVAAQQALQQLQADPQTDSDMATLVTQAQALQTELEQLAERQGGIRAELAADANSREGLKQLLSEIDHQTVDYDLWQRLDSLIGSKEGDKFRRFAQGLTLDHLIYLANQRLVRLHGRYLLIRKTDSELGLGIVDTWQGDVSRDTRTLSGGESFLVSLALALALSDLVSHKTSIDSLFLDEGFGTLDGDTLDIALDALDNLNASGKTIGVISHVVALQERIPVQIQVRKGQGVGVSTVQVVG
- the sbcD gene encoding exonuclease subunit SbcD, coding for MRILHTSDWHLGQYFMGKTRQAEHQALITWLAEQVEKHQIDAVLLAGDVFDSGTPPSYARSLYYDLIMAMKSVGTTLVVLGGNHDSVATLMESKRLLRAFHTHVIPGVLDEPADQVLVLSDRHGQPGAVLCAIPYIRPRDVLQSQAGQSAEDKLRSLQQAIQQHYQQLFLQAQQRCDQLGGGLPIIATGHLTTVGASASESVREIYVGALEAFPTQAFPAADYIALGHIHRPQWVGGLTHVRYSGSPIALSFDEATQDKLMWLVELDSTGLQQVSPLAVPCFQPLMSITGSLDTLPALLQSAALQGTADHPVWLEVVVRVDDYLSDLTTRVQAMADGLAVDILRVRRERGQAKSVLLPNACEMLDELTPLDVFERRLAQESLDDALHAQLRLRYRQVISQLQGADA